A region of Beijerinckia sp. 28-YEA-48 DNA encodes the following proteins:
- the hisH gene encoding imidazole glycerol phosphate synthase subunit HisH produces MNTVAIIDYGSGNLHSARKAFERAAQDSTASSTIIVTSDPDVVAEADRIVLPGVGAFADCRQGLDATTGMVEALQEAVIAKGRPFLGICVGMQLLATRGLEHVTTQGLDWIGGDVVALQPSDAALKVPHMGWNTITLNQPHPLFDGIATGDNGLHAYFVHSYHLSAASKSLVLATADYGGAVTAVVGRDNIIGTQFHPEKSQKLGLGLIGNFLRWTP; encoded by the coding sequence ATGAACACTGTCGCCATCATCGACTACGGCTCCGGCAATTTGCATTCGGCGCGCAAGGCCTTCGAGCGCGCCGCGCAGGACAGCACCGCCAGCTCGACCATTATCGTCACCTCCGACCCGGACGTGGTGGCCGAGGCCGATCGCATCGTCCTGCCCGGTGTCGGCGCTTTCGCCGACTGCCGGCAGGGGCTCGATGCGACCACCGGCATGGTCGAAGCGCTGCAAGAGGCGGTGATCGCCAAGGGCCGGCCGTTTCTGGGCATCTGCGTCGGCATGCAGCTTCTCGCCACGCGCGGACTTGAACATGTGACGACACAAGGCCTCGACTGGATCGGCGGCGATGTCGTGGCGTTGCAGCCGTCCGATGCGGCGCTGAAAGTGCCGCACATGGGCTGGAACACGATCACCTTGAACCAGCCGCATCCGCTGTTCGATGGCATCGCCACCGGCGACAATGGCCTGCACGCCTATTTCGTTCATTCCTATCACCTGAGCGCCGCCTCAAAATCATTGGTTCTGGCGACAGCTGATTATGGTGGCGCGGTCACGGCGGTGGTCGGACGCGACAATATTATTGGTACGCAATTTCACCCCGAGAAGAGCCAGAAACTGGGCCTCGGGCTGATCGGCAATTTCCTGAGGTGGACTCCGTGA
- the hisA gene encoding 1-(5-phosphoribosyl)-5-[(5-phosphoribosylamino)methylideneamino]imidazole-4-carboxamide isomerase encodes MILFPAIDLKDGQCVRLIHGDMSQATVFNDDPAAQAQTFEKQGFEYLHVVDLDGAFSGKPMNALAVDSILKAIKIPVQLGGGIRDMRTVEGWLEKGVSRTIIGTAAVKDPSFVREAARLHPGRIAVGVDARDGLVAVEGWARVSQLSALDIGKRFEDAGVAAIIYTDISRDGVLMGLNIEATLALADALTIPVIASGGLASMADVTRMLEPDCARLAGAITGRALYDGRLDAAEALALIRAAREKSVA; translated from the coding sequence GTGATTCTGTTTCCTGCGATCGATCTGAAAGACGGGCAATGCGTTCGCCTTATCCATGGCGACATGTCGCAGGCCACCGTCTTCAATGACGATCCGGCCGCGCAGGCGCAGACCTTCGAGAAGCAAGGCTTCGAATATCTGCATGTCGTCGATCTCGACGGCGCGTTTTCGGGCAAGCCGATGAATGCGCTAGCGGTCGATTCGATTCTCAAGGCGATCAAGATTCCGGTGCAGCTTGGCGGCGGCATTCGCGATATGCGCACGGTCGAAGGCTGGCTCGAAAAAGGCGTGAGCCGCACGATTATCGGCACGGCAGCGGTGAAGGATCCGTCGTTCGTGCGTGAAGCAGCGCGTCTGCATCCTGGCCGTATCGCTGTTGGCGTCGATGCCCGCGATGGCCTTGTCGCCGTTGAAGGTTGGGCGCGCGTATCGCAACTATCGGCGCTTGATATCGGCAAAAGATTCGAAGACGCCGGTGTCGCAGCCATTATCTATACGGACATTTCACGCGATGGCGTGTTGATGGGCCTCAACATCGAAGCGACCCTGGCGCTGGCCGATGCGCTGACGATTCCAGTGATCGCGTCGGGCGGCCTCGCCTCCATGGCCGACGTTACCCGTATGTTGGAACCTGATTGCGCGCGCCTGGCCGGCGCCATCACGGGCCGTGCGCTCTATGACGGCCGCCTCGATGCGGCCGAGGCGTTGGCGCTGATCCGCGCGGCGCGGGAGAAGTCGGTTGCTTAA
- a CDS encoding GNAT family protein: MIDLRPTLSGPRVRLIPLETKHREALLAAAADGELWKLRVTTVPGPDSVDRYIEAALKGREAGTVIPFVTQVDARIVGSTRFWKIDQENRKLEIGHTWLTASQQRSFVNTEAKFLMLQHAFESLACVRVQFTTDELNQASRAAILRLGATEEGLIRNERIMPDGRQRNSMRYSIIDSEWPQVSARLRDRLGWA; encoded by the coding sequence ATGATCGATCTGCGTCCGACTCTCTCGGGCCCACGCGTGCGTCTGATCCCCCTGGAAACAAAGCACCGGGAGGCGCTTCTTGCCGCTGCCGCCGATGGCGAGCTTTGGAAGCTGCGCGTAACGACCGTTCCCGGACCTGACAGCGTCGATCGCTATATCGAGGCGGCCTTGAAAGGACGCGAGGCGGGGACGGTCATCCCGTTCGTGACGCAGGTGGATGCCCGTATTGTGGGGAGCACGCGCTTTTGGAAGATCGACCAGGAAAATCGCAAGCTTGAGATCGGCCACACCTGGCTGACCGCCAGCCAGCAGCGCAGCTTCGTCAACACCGAGGCGAAGTTCCTCATGCTGCAACATGCGTTTGAAAGTTTGGCCTGCGTCCGGGTGCAGTTCACGACAGACGAACTCAACCAAGCGTCGCGCGCCGCCATTCTGCGGCTCGGGGCCACCGAGGAAGGGTTGATTCGTAACGAGCGCATCATGCCGGATGGCCGACAGCGCAATTCGATGCGCTACAGCATCATCGATAGCGAGTGGCCGCAGGTCAGCGCTCGTCTGCGCGATCGCTTGGGCTGGGCATAA
- a CDS encoding phosphoribosyl-ATP diphosphatase produces MSAFTLQDLAAIISQRSGSSAEKSYTKSLLEGGKHRVAKKFGEEAFELALATVDGTNADVKAEAADVLYHMLVLLQARGIPVADVLNELETRTQQSGHQEKASRAPGG; encoded by the coding sequence TTGAGTGCGTTCACCCTGCAGGATCTGGCTGCGATCATCTCCCAGCGCAGCGGATCAAGTGCCGAAAAGTCCTATACAAAATCCCTGCTCGAAGGCGGTAAGCATCGGGTGGCGAAGAAGTTCGGCGAAGAGGCATTTGAACTGGCCCTGGCCACGGTCGACGGCACTAACGCAGACGTGAAAGCGGAAGCAGCCGATGTCCTGTATCACATGCTGGTTCTACTGCAGGCGCGCGGCATCCCTGTCGCCGACGTGCTGAATGAGCTAGAAACCCGGACCCAACAGTCGGGCCACCAGGAAAAGGCGTCGCGCGCGCCAGGTGGCTAG
- the hisF gene encoding imidazole glycerol phosphate synthase subunit HisF, with the protein MLKCRVIPCLDVKDGRVVKGVNFVDLRDAGDPVESAIAYDAAGADELCFLDITASHENRGTILDVVQRTAEACFMPLTVGGGVRTTDDIRKLLLAGADKVSINTAAVFNREFVREAAEKFGSQCIVVAIDTKRVGDGKWEIFTHGGRKPTGIDAVAYAREVEALGAGEILLTSMDRDGTRSGFAIDVTRTIADAVKIPLIASGGVGTLDHLVDGIRDGHASAVLAASIFHFGEFTIRQAKEHMAAAGLAVRND; encoded by the coding sequence TTGCTTAAGTGCCGGGTCATTCCCTGTCTCGACGTCAAGGACGGCCGGGTGGTGAAGGGCGTCAACTTCGTCGACCTGCGCGATGCGGGCGATCCGGTTGAATCCGCCATTGCCTATGATGCCGCCGGCGCCGACGAATTGTGCTTTCTCGACATCACCGCCAGCCATGAAAATCGTGGCACCATTCTCGACGTGGTGCAGCGGACGGCCGAAGCCTGTTTCATGCCGCTGACGGTGGGGGGCGGCGTCCGCACCACCGACGATATCCGCAAGTTGCTCTTGGCCGGCGCCGACAAGGTGTCGATCAATACGGCGGCGGTGTTCAACCGCGAGTTCGTGCGCGAAGCGGCGGAGAAATTCGGCAGCCAGTGCATTGTCGTGGCCATCGACACCAAGCGTGTCGGCGACGGCAAATGGGAAATCTTCACCCATGGCGGCCGCAAGCCGACCGGCATCGACGCGGTGGCCTATGCGCGTGAGGTCGAGGCGCTCGGCGCCGGCGAGATCCTGCTGACCTCGATGGACCGCGACGGCACCCGCTCGGGCTTTGCCATCGACGTCACCCGGACCATTGCCGATGCGGTGAAAATCCCGCTCATCGCCTCCGGAGGCGTCGGCACTCTCGACCATCTGGTGGATGGCATTCGCGACGGCCACGCCAGCGCCGTGCTGGCCGCCTCTATTTTCCATTTTGGCGAGTTTACGATACGACAGGCCAAGGAACACATGGCGGCGGCGGGGCTTGCCGTCCGCAACGACTAA
- the coaA gene encoding type I pantothenate kinase has protein sequence MDEISGLATLPSDFSIYRHFTRAEWAALRADTPLTLTGDDLAKLQSINDPISLEEVIAIYLPLSRLLALYVAATQGLFKATQRFLGADGKVPYIIGVAGSVAVGKSTTARVLKALLSRWPNTPKVDLVTTDGFLFPNEVLVRDHLMDKKGFPESYDGTALVRFLSQIKAGQGNVKAPVYSHLTYDIVPDQSITVDRPDILIVEGLNVLQPSRPDSDIAFASDFFDFSIYLDANENDLLKWYVARFMRLRGTAFRDPRSYFRKYADLTDDEARQTAIDIWTRINLRNLNENILPTRPRASLVLTKAAMHSIEQVALRKL, from the coding sequence ATGGACGAAATTTCCGGACTGGCGACATTGCCCAGCGACTTCTCGATCTACCGGCACTTCACCCGTGCCGAATGGGCGGCGCTGCGCGCCGACACGCCGCTGACTTTGACGGGCGACGATCTCGCCAAATTGCAGTCGATCAACGATCCGATTTCGCTGGAAGAGGTCATCGCCATCTACCTGCCGCTGTCGCGCCTGCTGGCGCTTTACGTGGCAGCAACCCAGGGGCTGTTCAAAGCAACGCAGCGCTTTCTGGGCGCCGACGGCAAGGTGCCCTACATCATCGGCGTCGCCGGCTCGGTCGCCGTTGGCAAATCGACCACGGCCCGCGTGCTGAAAGCGCTGCTGTCGCGCTGGCCCAACACGCCGAAGGTGGATCTGGTCACGACCGATGGCTTCCTGTTTCCCAACGAAGTCCTGGTTCGCGATCATTTGATGGACAAGAAGGGCTTTCCGGAAAGCTACGACGGCACGGCGCTGGTGCGCTTCCTGTCGCAGATCAAGGCCGGGCAGGGCAATGTCAAAGCACCGGTCTATTCGCATCTGACCTATGACATCGTGCCGGATCAATCCATCACTGTCGACCGACCCGATATTCTGATCGTCGAAGGCCTGAACGTGTTGCAGCCGTCGCGCCCCGACAGCGACATCGCCTTCGCCTCGGATTTTTTCGATTTCTCGATCTATCTCGACGCCAACGAGAATGATCTCCTGAAATGGTATGTGGCGCGCTTCATGCGCCTGCGCGGAACCGCCTTCCGCGATCCGCGATCCTATTTCAGGAAATACGCCGACCTCACCGACGATGAAGCGCGGCAGACCGCGATCGACATCTGGACGCGCATCAACCTGCGCAACCTCAACGAAAACATCCTGCCGACACGGCCACGCGCCAGCCTGGTGCTGACCAAGGCCGCGATGCATAGCATCGAGCAAGTGGCGTTGCGGAAGCTGTAG
- a CDS encoding aromatic ring-hydroxylating dioxygenase subunit alpha, whose protein sequence is MSDKINAPFLRNAWYQAAWSDELKDGMLARTIMNEPLLFFRDASGKIGCVEDRCCHRGAPLSHGKIVENGLQCGYHGLVFDVNGKCVEIPGQDNIPPMAKVKSHPVVERQEFVWVWMGDPALADESKIVDWPYHDNPRKYPHRKAMMPIKINYMMMIDNLMDLTHLGYVHTKTIGGNPKIHVEAKMHAERTEHGARLIRWLLDVTPPPTYVRAVGFKGKIDRWMDFEYVLPGSVKQWTGALDVGRGAVENREQDGFHLHLFHGITPQTENTSLYFWSAANSYRQDEPHATDELYNEIHPTFLEDVVIMEAQQQRLSADPDRPLLPIKADYALTHARRAFQKALDEERATLSTAAE, encoded by the coding sequence ATGAGCGATAAAATCAACGCTCCGTTTCTGAGAAACGCTTGGTATCAGGCGGCGTGGAGCGACGAGCTGAAAGACGGCATGCTGGCGCGCACCATCATGAATGAGCCGTTGCTGTTCTTCCGCGATGCCAGCGGCAAGATCGGTTGTGTCGAGGATCGTTGCTGCCATCGCGGTGCGCCGCTGTCGCACGGCAAGATCGTCGAGAACGGGCTGCAGTGCGGCTACCACGGCCTCGTCTTCGACGTGAATGGCAAGTGCGTTGAGATCCCTGGCCAAGACAACATTCCGCCGATGGCGAAAGTGAAGTCGCATCCGGTCGTCGAACGGCAGGAGTTCGTCTGGGTGTGGATGGGCGATCCGGCGCTGGCTGACGAAAGTAAGATCGTCGACTGGCCCTATCACGACAATCCGAGGAAATATCCGCACCGCAAGGCGATGATGCCGATCAAGATCAATTACATGATGATGATCGACAATCTGATGGACCTGACCCATCTCGGCTATGTCCACACCAAGACCATCGGCGGCAATCCCAAAATCCATGTCGAAGCAAAGATGCACGCGGAGCGCACCGAACATGGTGCCCGCCTCATTCGCTGGCTTCTCGATGTCACACCGCCGCCGACCTACGTGCGCGCGGTGGGTTTCAAGGGTAAGATCGATCGCTGGATGGATTTCGAATACGTCCTCCCCGGTAGCGTCAAGCAATGGACCGGTGCGCTCGATGTCGGCCGTGGCGCGGTCGAAAACCGCGAACAGGACGGTTTTCACCTGCATCTCTTTCACGGCATCACACCGCAGACCGAGAATACCTCGCTCTATTTCTGGTCAGCCGCCAACAGCTATCGGCAGGATGAGCCGCATGCCACCGACGAACTTTACAACGAGATTCACCCGACCTTCCTGGAAGACGTGGTGATCATGGAGGCGCAGCAGCAACGCCTCAGCGCCGATCCCGATCGTCCGCTGCTACCGATCAAGGCCGACTATGCGCTGACCCATGCGCGCCGCGCTTTCCAGAAGGCGCTGGATGAAGAGCGAGCGACCCTCTCCACGGCGGCGGAATGA